A DNA window from Megalobrama amblycephala isolate DHTTF-2021 linkage group LG11, ASM1881202v1, whole genome shotgun sequence contains the following coding sequences:
- the LOC125277735 gene encoding snake venom 5'-nucleotidase-like produces MMMQWLNSLFFIWIHCQMCRTEFELTLLHTNDVHARVEETNKDSGKCSKAPCFAGVARRFTKIKEVRAKEKNVLLLDAGDQFQGTVWFNFYKGAEAAHFMNKLGYDAMALGNHEFDNGVDGLVKPFLQEVNCTVLSANIKADQTIAPRISSYYFPYKIFNISSEKVGVVGYTSVETPALSIPGPHLQFEDEVTSLQPQVDKLTALGVNKIIALGHSGFKVDKKIAKKVRGVDVVIGGHTNTFLYTGDPPSKEVPVGPYPLMVESEDGRQVPVVQAYAFGKYLGFLKVIFDSNGNVVNSSGNPILLNSSVAPDPDIQAEVDTWKKNLANYSSHYVGQTLVYIPFKECRFRECKLGNLICDAMVHNNIKYVDEIQWNLVSSCILNSGAIRSSIDERNGNGSITMEDLIAVLPFGGTFDLVQMNGSTLREVFEHSVRRYGENTGEFLQVSGFQLLYDLSKPPGNRVKSVNVLCTECRVPRYEPLNPKKVYKVVLPSYLVDGGDGYSMIKYQKLKHDSGNLDIEVVASYISEKKRVHPVLEGRIQFSSSCIGHRGYMSTILLVWALWVMIV; encoded by the exons ATGATGATGCAGTGgcttaattcattatttttcatCTGGATTCACTGTCAGATGTGCAGGACAGAGTTTGAGCTGACTTTACTCCACACTAATGATGTCCACGCACGAGTGGAGGAGACCAACAAAGACTCGGGTAAATGTAGTAAAGCGCCTTGTTTCGCCGGAGTTGCACGGAGATTTACGAAAATCAAAGAAGTTCGTGCCAAGGAGAAAAATGTTCTGCTGTTGGACGCGGGTGATCAGTTTCAAGGGACTGTCTGGTTtaacttttacaaaggtgccgAAGCGGCGCATTTCATGAATAAACTTGGATACGATGCTATG GCCTTAGGAAATCATGAGTTTGACAATGGAGTGGACGGCCTCGTGAAACCTTTCCTTCAGGAAGTGAACTGCACTGTTCTCAGCGCAAATATTAAAGCCGATCAGACAATTGCTCCTCGGATCAGCAGCTACTATTTCCCATATAAAATCTTCAATATTAGTTCAGAGAAAGTAGGTGTTGTTGGCTACACATCAGTGGAGACGCCTGCTTTGTCTATACCAG GCCCCCATCTCCAGTTTGAGGATGAGGTTACTTCTTTACAGCCTCAAGTGGACAAACTCACTGCTTTAGGTGTTAATAAGATCATTGCCCTTGGACATTCTGGCTTCAAAGTGGACAAAAAGATAGCAAAGAAAGTTCGGGGAGTGGATGTTGTGATTGGAGGGCACACCAATACATTCTTGTACACAG GAGATCCACCATCCAAAGAGGTTCCCGTAGGACCATATCCATTGATGGTTGAATCTGAGGATGGGCGTCAGGTTCCTGTGGTCCAGGCCTATGCCTTTGGAAAATATCTGGGATTCCTAAAAGTGATTTTTGATTCAAATGGAAATGTGGTGAATTCTTCAGGGAACCCAATTCTTCTGAATAGCTCAGTAGCACCAG ATCCAGATATTCAGGCTGAAGTGGACACTTGGAAGAAGAATCTGGCCAATTACTCTTCTCATTATGTAGGACAGACTCTTGTCTATATCCCTTTTAAGGAATGTCGATTCCGTGAATGTAAATTGGGAAATTTAATCTGTGATGCCATG gtccataataatattaaatatgtggATGAAATCCAGTGGAACCTTGTCAGCTCTTGTATTCTGAACAGTGGAGCCATTCGATCATCTATTGATGAGCGAAACGGAAATG GTTCTATCACAATGGAGGACCTGATCGCTGTGTTGCCATTTGGAGGTACATTTGACCTGGTCCAAATGAATGGATCTACACTGCGAGAAGTCTTTGAGCACTCAGTCCGAAGATATGGAGAAAACACTGGAGAATTCCTACAGGTGTCAG GTTTTCAGCTATTGTATGATTTATCAAAACCACCTGGAAACCGTGTTAAAAGTGTGAATGTGCTCTGCACTGAGTGTCGAGTGCCCCGTTATGAACCACTCAACCCCAAGAAGGTGTATAAAGTGGTGCTGCCCTCTTACCTAGTGGACGGAGGAGATGGATACTCTATGATCAAATACCAGAAACTCAAACATGACAGTG GCAACCTGGATATAGAAGTTGTTGCCAGCTACATCTCAGAGAAAAAGAGAGTTCATCCAGTTTTGGAAGGACGTATTCAATTTTCCAGCTCTTGCATTGGGCATCGAGGATACATGTCCACCATTCTGCTAGTGTGGGCTCTCTGGGTCATGATTGTATAG